A window of the Synechococcus sp. JA-3-3Ab genome harbors these coding sequences:
- a CDS encoding DUF6930 domain-containing protein: MSSVWEGDCHRLPGSLALGSQISAGLAEGECILWVDGVQGVVRAMEVVPAGSGLEPMVRTLIMAMERPNAALPARPQKVVVRDREVQFFLRGILHELDIKVECQPELPLIDEILQSFAEASEGIPPPLPENYAKLLAGKALTLWQDAPWDYLEDHQILAIELNRWDIETLYVSVMGRLGMEYGVLFYRSLHSLKRFRQDAGQPETSEEMEEAFLRQDCLYLTFQARNPELNELSDLDLADLDPEEIEPNFGTIHPLEGLRVVLQEDEAAAVAVALEALHRFLKQYRRKLEEDFQPCQGRYRIPNPQAPGETLSVQVRTLPDLAVELLELEGDEEEHTQTLLRDDLVPEGAQLSLGVLPWATVEALRRTGQWHPLPQSKLVPRGEGLPVVIVRTSRPKAKQLIENLRGEGGPQGVCFNTGVDPFAGSRYDLEIVQTGNRDLHLFAEFPEDDPVHAKARRRWERRCRETGGYCGLVVAMGVNSNRPELQVRHILALFEMQALNPTRLGLGPMVRISRQLHFP; this comes from the coding sequence GTGTCCTCGGTATGGGAAGGGGATTGCCACCGCCTACCAGGTTCGCTAGCCCTGGGATCCCAGATCTCCGCCGGCTTGGCTGAGGGGGAGTGCATTTTATGGGTGGATGGCGTTCAGGGCGTGGTGCGGGCCATGGAGGTGGTGCCTGCTGGCTCCGGCTTGGAGCCGATGGTGCGAACCTTGATCATGGCTATGGAGCGGCCCAATGCTGCCTTGCCGGCTCGTCCGCAAAAGGTCGTCGTGCGGGATCGGGAGGTGCAGTTTTTCCTGCGCGGCATTTTGCACGAGCTGGACATCAAAGTGGAATGCCAGCCGGAATTGCCGCTAATCGACGAGATCCTGCAGAGCTTTGCAGAGGCCAGTGAGGGGATCCCGCCGCCGCTGCCGGAGAACTACGCGAAGCTGCTGGCCGGCAAAGCCCTCACCCTCTGGCAAGATGCCCCCTGGGACTATCTAGAGGATCACCAAATCTTGGCGATCGAGCTAAATCGCTGGGATATTGAAACCCTCTACGTCTCGGTCATGGGGCGGCTGGGGATGGAGTACGGGGTTCTTTTTTATCGCTCGCTGCACTCCCTCAAACGGTTTCGCCAGGACGCGGGCCAACCAGAGACTTCCGAGGAGATGGAGGAAGCCTTCCTCAGGCAAGATTGTCTCTATCTCACCTTTCAAGCTCGCAATCCCGAACTCAACGAGCTATCAGACCTGGACTTGGCCGATCTGGATCCCGAAGAAATCGAGCCGAACTTCGGCACCATCCACCCTCTCGAGGGCCTGCGCGTTGTTTTGCAGGAAGATGAGGCGGCGGCTGTGGCGGTGGCTTTGGAGGCCTTGCATCGTTTTTTGAAGCAGTACCGCCGCAAGCTGGAAGAGGATTTCCAACCCTGTCAGGGGCGGTATCGCATTCCCAACCCCCAGGCCCCAGGGGAAACCCTCTCGGTGCAAGTGCGCACCTTGCCCGACTTGGCTGTAGAACTTCTGGAGCTAGAAGGAGACGAAGAAGAGCACACCCAAACCCTGCTGCGAGATGATCTGGTGCCTGAGGGTGCGCAGCTTAGCCTGGGCGTGCTGCCCTGGGCCACCGTAGAGGCGCTGCGCCGCACAGGGCAATGGCATCCTCTCCCCCAGAGTAAGCTGGTGCCAAGGGGTGAAGGGCTGCCGGTGGTGATCGTGCGCACCTCCCGCCCCAAGGCCAAGCAATTGATCGAAAACCTGCGCGGCGAAGGGGGGCCCCAGGGTGTTTGTTTTAACACAGGGGTGGATCCCTTTGCCGGCAGCCGCTACGACTTGGAAATTGTCCAAACGGGCAACCGCGACCTGCACCTGTTTGCAGAGTTTCCCGAGGACGATCCCGTGCACGCCAAAGCTCGCAGGCGCTGGGAGCGGCGTTGCCGCGAGACGGGCGGCTATTGTGGCCTGGTGGTGGCGATGGGGGTAAATTCCAACCGGCCAGAGCTGCAGGTACGCCACATTCTGGCCCTGTTTGAGATGCAGGCGCTCAACCCGACCCGATTGGGCCTGGGGCCTATGGTGCGGATTAGCCGACAGTTGCACTTTCCCTAA
- a CDS encoding TPM domain-containing protein, giving the protein MELPQPPVPVLDLADQLTSNQEAQLAEHLNRLEEETGWKLRVLTQFDQTPGRQVKEYWGLNERSVLMVADPRGGNLLAFNVGDAVREILPRTFWIELQSRFGNQFYVREHGTQRAILETVDVLDRCFHQGGCRVVPGLPQEQWILTLLTSILGGIVFGFAGKPRHAEELFNWRWALLISPLWFILFGAFGIGPVITRTQDWLPLVRNILGFLAGALVIYLAPIAQPAAEQQ; this is encoded by the coding sequence ATGGAGTTGCCGCAGCCGCCGGTGCCGGTTTTGGATTTGGCGGATCAGTTGACCAGCAATCAGGAAGCACAACTGGCCGAGCATCTGAACCGGTTGGAGGAAGAAACGGGCTGGAAGCTGCGGGTGCTGACCCAGTTTGACCAAACCCCAGGCCGCCAAGTGAAAGAGTACTGGGGCCTGAACGAGCGCAGCGTTTTGATGGTGGCCGATCCCAGGGGAGGCAACTTGCTGGCCTTTAACGTGGGAGACGCGGTGCGGGAGATCCTGCCGCGTACCTTTTGGATTGAGCTGCAATCTCGCTTCGGCAACCAGTTCTACGTGCGAGAGCACGGCACTCAGCGCGCCATTTTGGAAACCGTTGACGTTTTGGATCGCTGTTTTCACCAAGGGGGCTGCCGTGTGGTGCCCGGACTGCCGCAGGAGCAGTGGATCCTGACGCTGCTCACCTCTATCTTGGGCGGGATCGTCTTCGGGTTTGCCGGCAAACCCCGCCACGCGGAGGAGCTGTTTAACTGGCGTTGGGCTTTGCTTATCTCTCCCTTGTGGTTCATTTTGTTTGGGGCCTTCGGCATCGGCCCGGTGATCACCCGCACCCAGGATTGGCTCCCGCTGGTGCGCAACATCCTGGGCTTTCTCGCAGGAGCCTTGGTGATCTACTTGGCCCCCATTGCCCAACCGGCAGCGGAGCAGCAGTAG
- a CDS encoding S8 family serine peptidase, which translates to MMNFRRWLGLCCAGLMALLLTACGKGSTPYDSIVVNFVNTATPTEIAALAKAYNLPLRPSSNSAFARQEAIYLFDVDAEHPGATRRLIKRLSREALVEYAHPNYQFQAAFVPDDPLYPQQWNLRAIRMPEAWDISQGEGVTVAVVDTGVTRVPDLAQTQFVQGYDFVDDDEDPTDLNGHGTHVAGTIAQSTNNTLGVAGVAFKAKIMPVRVLDANGFGSLSDVVEGIRYAADHGATIINLSLGSRASARLMEEAVAYAHSKGVTIIAAAGNENSSQVSYPARYPHVIAVSATGPDGSKAPYSNYGVGVDIAAPGGAKTPEHPEHGILQQTINRRNPNEPVFAYFQGTSMATPHVAGVAALIQAQGIKDPDKVEEVLKMSATPVPGDKQNFYGAGRLDAAKALARATGQQEENPLLLWLKDFLQYLNNNGYLNPRFWFDGGPIALVPKLLMVVGGYIILVLIRWWLAPKPMLATAPLLGGILLGSAGLFPLQGLAIVGAPRWPFQLAGSSLPELGTALAQTNALNPLFASVLIPGLLMVLLLGHRRWRWAVVGLSIGMASHLLLAGSLFYEGVLWLGSSAWLGRSFLLLNGLLCLGLAYLGAQAILDSQPSSTGLALRK; encoded by the coding sequence ATGATGAACTTCAGACGCTGGTTGGGTCTCTGCTGCGCTGGCCTGATGGCACTGCTGCTGACGGCCTGCGGCAAGGGATCCACCCCCTACGACAGCATCGTGGTCAACTTTGTCAACACGGCCACTCCCACTGAGATCGCTGCTCTTGCCAAAGCCTACAATTTGCCGCTGCGACCCAGCAGCAACAGCGCTTTTGCCCGCCAGGAGGCTATCTACCTGTTCGATGTGGATGCGGAACATCCAGGAGCCACACGGCGGCTCATCAAACGGCTCTCGCGGGAAGCCCTGGTCGAGTATGCCCACCCCAATTACCAATTTCAGGCGGCTTTTGTGCCCGACGATCCCCTCTATCCCCAGCAATGGAACCTGCGAGCCATCCGCATGCCGGAAGCCTGGGACATTTCCCAGGGAGAAGGGGTGACGGTAGCCGTGGTGGACACCGGGGTGACGCGGGTGCCGGATCTGGCCCAAACGCAATTTGTGCAGGGCTACGACTTCGTGGACGACGATGAGGATCCCACCGACCTCAACGGCCATGGCACTCATGTGGCCGGCACCATCGCCCAATCCACCAACAACACCCTAGGCGTGGCCGGGGTTGCCTTCAAGGCCAAGATCATGCCGGTGCGGGTGCTGGATGCCAATGGTTTTGGATCCCTGTCAGACGTGGTGGAAGGGATCCGCTATGCTGCCGACCACGGCGCCACGATCATCAACCTCAGCCTGGGTAGCCGCGCTTCGGCCCGACTGATGGAGGAGGCCGTAGCCTATGCCCACAGCAAAGGGGTGACGATCATCGCCGCCGCCGGCAACGAAAACTCAAGCCAGGTGAGCTACCCGGCCCGCTACCCGCATGTCATCGCCGTCTCGGCCACCGGGCCCGATGGCAGCAAAGCCCCCTACTCCAACTATGGGGTTGGGGTAGATATCGCCGCTCCCGGCGGGGCCAAGACTCCCGAGCATCCTGAGCACGGCATTCTGCAGCAGACCATCAACCGACGCAACCCCAACGAGCCGGTCTTTGCCTACTTCCAAGGCACCAGCATGGCCACTCCCCACGTGGCCGGCGTAGCAGCGCTGATCCAGGCTCAGGGCATCAAAGATCCGGACAAGGTGGAAGAGGTGCTGAAGATGTCGGCCACCCCGGTGCCCGGCGACAAGCAGAACTTCTACGGCGCCGGTCGTCTGGATGCTGCCAAGGCGCTGGCCAGGGCCACCGGTCAGCAAGAGGAGAACCCCCTGCTGCTGTGGCTGAAGGACTTCCTGCAATACCTGAACAACAACGGCTACCTCAACCCTCGCTTCTGGTTTGACGGCGGCCCGATTGCCCTGGTGCCCAAGCTGCTGATGGTGGTGGGCGGCTACATCATCCTGGTGCTGATCCGCTGGTGGCTGGCTCCCAAGCCCATGCTGGCAACGGCGCCCCTCCTGGGAGGGATCCTGCTGGGCAGCGCCGGCCTCTTCCCGCTGCAGGGCCTGGCCATTGTGGGTGCCCCTCGCTGGCCCTTCCAATTGGCGGGGAGCTCCCTGCCGGAGCTGGGCACGGCCTTAGCCCAGACCAATGCCTTGAACCCCTTGTTTGCCAGCGTGTTGATCCCAGGGCTGTTGATGGTGCTGCTCCTGGGACATCGGCGCTGGCGTTGGGCGGTTGTCGGCCTCTCCATCGGCATGGCCTCCCATCTGCTTCTAGCTGGATCCCTGTTCTATGAGGGGGTACTATGGCTTGGATCCTCTGCTTGGCTGGGGCGCTCCTTCTTGCTTCTCAATGGTTTGCTCTGCCTGGGCCTGGCCTATTTGGGGGCGCAAGCCATCCTGGATTCCCAGCCCAGCAGCACCGGTTTAGCGCTGAGGAAGTGA
- a CDS encoding pentapeptide repeat-containing protein yields the protein MTQTIAQCGLRGASELLSRYRQGERHFPQSCLEYAFLRGVDLRRADLRGSDLHGANLRYANLRGSNLANADLRCADLRYADLEGACLEGANLSGAQYNHNTCFPAGFDPVTAGMQRFEF from the coding sequence ATGACTCAAACCATTGCCCAATGTGGGCTGCGGGGGGCCTCAGAGCTGCTCAGCCGTTACCGGCAAGGAGAGCGTCACTTTCCCCAATCTTGTCTGGAGTACGCCTTCTTGCGGGGGGTCGATCTGCGCCGGGCCGACCTGCGCGGGTCTGACTTGCATGGGGCCAACCTGCGCTATGCCAACCTGCGCGGCAGCAATCTGGCCAATGCCGACTTGCGCTGTGCCGATCTGCGCTATGCCGACCTGGAGGGAGCCTGTTTGGAGGGAGCCAATTTAAGCGGAGCCCAGTACAACCACAACACCTGCTTCCCCGCCGGTTTCGATCCGGTAACGGCAGGGATGCAACGGTTCGAGTTTTAG